A single genomic interval of Parvularcula marina harbors:
- a CDS encoding spinster family MFS transporter, producing MEVQQNDKDHKVSGRWTALIILTIVYTVYNIDRNLVVILAEPIKAEFGLSDSQLGLLTGTSFAIAFGLAGIPIGLLVDRVNRVRLISALLAIWSIVTFLCGFVRTFTLLILTRIGVGVAESGAAPTCLSILSDFFPKHRRGTAFGLFYLSTPIGLGIGFAIGGVIAKHIGWREVFMLAGAPGVILALLVMFFVREPKRGQFDEEEKGDHLVSSFSTIIRILKAKPTLILLTAAAVLVIAGQAGMSAFLPSLFVRHHALPIDQTGYAIAVIMGVGGAIGMPFGGAMSDYVTKRSARFSPLATGYFVLAAAPFAMIGCLVPVLWVSITTFFIYSVLIHCYLGPTLASYMTLAPPRLRGAMSAFLLVAMNLVGFGVGPQLTGVLSDIYNANGVEESIRYAMLTISLCIVASGICYLLAARTMDRDVEGTDAEDTAVPA from the coding sequence ATGGAAGTCCAGCAGAACGACAAAGATCACAAGGTGAGCGGCCGTTGGACGGCTCTGATCATTCTCACAATTGTGTACACGGTCTACAATATCGATCGTAACCTCGTCGTCATTCTTGCAGAGCCCATCAAAGCCGAATTTGGCTTGAGTGACTCTCAGCTGGGATTGCTGACAGGTACGTCATTTGCGATTGCCTTTGGTCTCGCCGGTATCCCTATCGGCCTGCTTGTGGACAGGGTGAACCGGGTACGGTTGATCTCAGCACTATTGGCGATCTGGAGTATCGTGACATTCCTATGCGGTTTTGTCCGAACCTTCACGCTACTGATCTTGACTAGGATTGGCGTGGGGGTTGCTGAATCTGGTGCTGCGCCAACCTGTCTTTCCATTCTATCCGATTTTTTTCCCAAACACCGGCGAGGAACGGCATTCGGTCTGTTCTATCTCAGCACACCGATTGGGCTAGGCATCGGCTTTGCTATTGGCGGGGTCATCGCCAAGCATATCGGGTGGCGGGAGGTTTTCATGTTGGCCGGGGCGCCGGGTGTAATCCTTGCATTACTCGTGATGTTCTTTGTGCGTGAGCCCAAACGCGGTCAGTTCGATGAAGAAGAAAAGGGTGACCACCTCGTATCGTCTTTTTCGACGATTATACGAATCCTGAAGGCAAAGCCGACTCTCATCTTACTGACGGCGGCGGCGGTCCTGGTTATTGCCGGACAGGCTGGTATGTCCGCGTTTCTGCCTTCATTGTTTGTACGTCATCATGCGCTGCCGATTGACCAGACCGGTTACGCGATAGCTGTCATAATGGGTGTTGGTGGTGCGATCGGCATGCCATTCGGCGGGGCCATGTCGGACTACGTCACCAAACGGTCGGCCCGGTTCTCACCGCTCGCAACCGGCTATTTCGTGCTGGCAGCAGCGCCCTTTGCTATGATCGGTTGTTTGGTGCCTGTACTGTGGGTGTCGATTACGACATTCTTCATTTACTCTGTACTAATCCATTGTTACCTCGGGCCCACGCTTGCGTCCTATATGACGCTGGCACCACCGAGACTGCGGGGAGCCATGTCGGCATTCCTCTTGGTTGCGATGAATTTGGTCGGGTTTGGTGTTGGCCCACAGCTGACTGGCGTGCTTAGTGATATCTACAATGCTAATGGGGTCGAAGAATCGATCCGCTATGCCATGCTAACGATTTCGCTTTGCATCGTGGCTAGCGGCATCTGTTACCTGCTCGCCGCACGGACCATGGATCGTGATGTGGAGGGGACGGACGCCGAAGATACGGCGGTACCTGCTTAG
- a CDS encoding isocitrate lyase/PEP mutase family protein, producing MTTRPSIRALLSAPGCTVLPGAAEVLSARIMEEQGFEAVYAGGNAIGLAHGKAQPFVSAVETADTISRIVRATGCAVLADVGAGFGEGAHLDQAIREIEAAGAGGIHIDDQPYPKPVGYHRGEGRLETLDIVRSRFEVACKARRDSDTLLIARTDALRVTGDIDEVVTRGRALQSAGAEALIVLDLDPAQAGRVREALPDLPLIWIGGVKAPVPSQDDLHKAGFDMALFPFLTVAAMASAVTELWGMFAETGRVSVDEAKLPDMLKLAGRISGLPRAFQIDEEAV from the coding sequence TTGACCACTCGTCCCTCCATCCGTGCCCTTCTTTCGGCCCCCGGTTGCACTGTGCTGCCGGGGGCAGCCGAAGTGCTGAGTGCACGGATCATGGAAGAGCAGGGATTTGAGGCCGTCTATGCCGGCGGTAATGCCATCGGGCTTGCGCATGGCAAGGCCCAGCCTTTTGTCTCAGCCGTAGAAACGGCGGATACCATATCGCGGATCGTACGGGCGACCGGCTGCGCGGTGCTGGCCGATGTAGGCGCCGGATTTGGTGAAGGGGCTCATCTCGATCAGGCGATCCGCGAGATCGAGGCGGCAGGTGCGGGCGGCATCCATATTGATGACCAGCCCTATCCGAAACCGGTGGGATATCACCGGGGTGAAGGGCGCCTTGAGACGCTGGATATTGTCCGTAGCCGGTTTGAAGTGGCGTGCAAAGCGCGGCGGGACAGCGACACGCTCCTCATTGCGCGTACCGATGCGCTGCGGGTGACAGGAGACATTGATGAGGTCGTCACGCGCGGCCGGGCGCTTCAGTCGGCTGGCGCGGAGGCGCTGATCGTTCTTGATCTTGATCCGGCGCAGGCGGGGAGGGTCCGGGAGGCCTTGCCGGACCTGCCGCTGATCTGGATTGGCGGGGTGAAGGCCCCGGTTCCCAGCCAAGATGATCTGCATAAGGCCGGATTTGACATGGCGCTGTTCCCCTTCCTCACGGTCGCGGCGATGGCGTCAGCGGTCACTGAATTATGGGGCATGTTCGCCGAAACCGGCAGGGTCAGCGTCGATGAAGCAAAGCTCCCGGACATGCTGAAACTGGCGGGCCGGATTTCTGGTCTGCCAAGAGCATTTCAGATTGATGAGGAGGCAGTGTGA
- a CDS encoding Zn-ribbon domain-containing OB-fold protein, translating into MTDTLSPLINDLNRPYWEAARQGELCLPHCVDTGRAFWPPSPASPYPNGRQVEWRPITPRGTVSGACTYRRVYLAEIEEHVPYGIVLVEVEPAVRLQAFVPQGGEIAAGEAVQLSFEPVFGEEFPVLTAKREAV; encoded by the coding sequence ATGACGGATACGCTTTCGCCCCTGATCAATGATCTCAATCGCCCCTATTGGGAAGCGGCACGGCAAGGTGAGCTGTGCCTGCCGCATTGTGTTGATACCGGCCGGGCGTTCTGGCCGCCGAGCCCGGCCAGTCCGTATCCGAACGGCAGACAAGTGGAGTGGCGTCCCATCACGCCGCGCGGCACAGTATCGGGCGCCTGTACCTACAGGCGGGTCTATCTGGCTGAAATCGAAGAACACGTTCCCTACGGCATTGTGCTGGTGGAAGTGGAACCGGCGGTCCGTCTTCAGGCCTTTGTGCCGCAAGGCGGGGAGATCGCTGCGGGGGAGGCCGTACAGCTTTCTTTCGAGCCAGTCTTCGGAGAAGAGTTCCCTGTACTGACCGCAAAGAGGGAGGCCGTATGA
- a CDS encoding dioxygenase family protein, with protein MSSNLTPQESERLATLYRASVEKMKEVVREHKITEDELHIAGDYLNRLGAAGFSRSLVDMALALTSAEVTKPAGGTRGNLEGPLHRHGHILRADGRLLDRPLKDGETRLLLSGRVLNAQTGGPIDGTAIDMWQTDGHGIYDREGDELRGIVPTDDQGRYSIETVLPRFYSEHDNDPIGELLQAMGRPNCRAGHIHVKVLENGEERLTTQLFIEGSEYLDSDYVEGAVSDDLILSVTQTDDPRTVKASFDFRILPGGQN; from the coding sequence ATGAGCAGCAATCTGACCCCGCAAGAGAGCGAACGCCTGGCCACCCTTTACCGGGCGAGCGTTGAGAAGATGAAGGAAGTCGTCCGTGAACATAAGATCACGGAAGACGAATTGCATATTGCCGGCGATTATCTGAACCGCCTTGGGGCAGCCGGGTTCTCGCGCAGTCTGGTTGATATGGCGCTGGCCCTGACCAGCGCGGAAGTGACCAAGCCTGCGGGCGGCACGCGCGGCAATCTGGAAGGGCCGCTTCATCGTCATGGCCATATCCTCCGTGCTGACGGCAGATTGCTCGACCGGCCGCTTAAAGATGGGGAGACCCGTCTCTTGCTGTCAGGGCGCGTGCTCAATGCACAGACAGGTGGACCCATTGATGGCACGGCAATTGATATGTGGCAGACGGACGGTCATGGCATATATGACCGTGAAGGCGATGAGCTGCGCGGTATCGTGCCGACGGATGATCAGGGACGGTATAGCATTGAGACCGTCCTGCCGCGCTTTTACTCAGAGCATGACAATGATCCGATCGGCGAACTGCTTCAGGCGATGGGGCGGCCGAACTGCCGGGCCGGGCATATCCATGTCAAAGTGCTGGAGAATGGCGAGGAACGCCTGACCACCCAGCTCTTCATTGAAGGATCGGAATATCTCGACAGTGACTATGTCGAGGGGGCGGTGAGTGATGATCTCATCCTATCCGTGACGCAGACGGATGATCCGAGAACAGTCAAAGCCAGTTTCGATTTCCGGATATTGCCGGGAGGCCAGAATTGA
- a CDS encoding class I adenylate-forming enzyme family protein produces MTRPEAKTLAGVVSEYAAITPTAPAIFGEHRVLSYRELDEEAADVALALAASGIQEGDRLALLMGNDPEWVVIAIAASRIGAVLCPLNTWYKKAELAWTLRHSKAKFLISVPNFLKTDYVGLFAELREEGDLPELVFTSDAPGWATSWRDFIARAAGQRPAQEAASPDTAAFVLYTSGSTADPKGVLLNHRGVVENGWEMGARRGINAEDRVWLGSPLFYGLGATNALPSTFTHGASLVLQGHFEAGRAIETIAKTEATVFYGTGNMTRGMLDHPDFTKAKVGSLSKGNAGTVAEYKRLTLIEMGITGAVPAYGLTESYGNATVGEVDDPLEAKLNTSGRPLPGMELLIVDPASFEPLAQGETGLVLLRGHTTPGYLDNPVETAKALRQDGYFDTGDLGSLDADGRFIFHSRLKEVIKSGGINVSPVEVEQLIAQHPDVRDAYVVGVGDPVRGELIVAFVDVLGQVGENDIKAYVKERAASFKVPHHVMFREERELPRLASGKVAKHKLAEEARTLLSGSWA; encoded by the coding sequence GTGACCCGGCCAGAAGCCAAGACCCTCGCAGGCGTCGTGTCCGAATATGCAGCGATCACCCCCACGGCGCCCGCCATTTTCGGTGAGCATCGTGTGCTGAGCTATCGTGAGCTGGATGAGGAGGCCGCAGACGTCGCGCTCGCTCTTGCGGCCAGCGGTATTCAAGAGGGTGACAGACTGGCGCTCTTGATGGGGAATGACCCTGAATGGGTCGTGATCGCGATTGCGGCGAGCCGGATCGGTGCCGTCCTCTGCCCCCTGAATACATGGTACAAGAAGGCTGAGCTGGCCTGGACCCTGCGGCACAGCAAGGCAAAGTTCCTGATCTCCGTCCCGAATTTTCTGAAAACCGACTATGTCGGCCTCTTCGCTGAACTGCGCGAGGAGGGCGATCTGCCAGAGCTGGTTTTTACGAGTGACGCGCCGGGCTGGGCGACATCATGGCGAGATTTCATCGCGCGGGCAGCGGGACAACGCCCCGCACAAGAGGCAGCATCGCCCGACACTGCTGCATTTGTTCTTTATACCTCCGGCAGCACGGCGGATCCCAAAGGCGTCCTTCTCAATCACCGCGGGGTTGTTGAGAATGGCTGGGAGATGGGCGCGCGGCGCGGGATCAATGCCGAAGACCGGGTCTGGCTTGGCTCTCCGCTTTTCTATGGCCTTGGGGCGACCAATGCGTTGCCGTCAACATTCACGCATGGTGCGTCGCTGGTTCTGCAGGGGCATTTCGAAGCCGGCCGCGCAATCGAAACCATTGCGAAAACCGAAGCGACCGTCTTTTACGGCACCGGCAACATGACGCGCGGGATGCTCGACCACCCCGATTTCACGAAAGCAAAAGTCGGCTCACTGAGCAAAGGGAATGCAGGAACGGTGGCCGAGTATAAACGCCTGACCCTGATCGAGATGGGGATCACCGGCGCGGTCCCGGCCTATGGCCTTACCGAGAGCTACGGCAATGCGACAGTTGGCGAAGTCGACGATCCTCTTGAGGCCAAGCTGAATACCAGCGGGCGTCCGCTGCCCGGCATGGAATTGCTGATCGTGGATCCGGCGAGCTTTGAGCCGTTGGCACAAGGAGAGACGGGGCTCGTCCTCCTGCGGGGACATACGACGCCGGGTTATCTCGACAATCCGGTGGAGACAGCCAAGGCGCTCCGGCAGGATGGCTATTTCGATACAGGCGATCTGGGTTCGCTGGATGCGGATGGCCGGTTTATCTTCCATTCGCGGCTCAAGGAAGTGATCAAGAGCGGCGGCATCAATGTCTCGCCCGTTGAGGTCGAGCAGCTTATCGCTCAGCATCCGGATGTCCGGGACGCGTATGTCGTGGGTGTTGGTGACCCGGTGCGCGGTGAACTGATTGTCGCTTTTGTGGATGTGCTGGGCCAGGTCGGCGAAAATGACATAAAAGCCTATGTCAAGGAACGCGCGGCCAGTTTCAAAGTGCCCCATCATGTCATGTTCCGTGAAGAGAGAGAATTGCCAAGGCTGGCCAGTGGGAAAGTGGCAAAGCACAAGCTGGCAGAGGAAGCGCGGACCTTGTTGAGCGGGAGTTGGGCATGA
- a CDS encoding quinone oxidoreductase family protein — protein MTGTMRAAVLHAAGPPEAFSLEDIAIPEVKPGEVRVRVKACGVSFRDVVERNGTYRRDVTFPLVIGLEIAGVVEETGQGVSLVKEGDHVCTKAFSSCGMCRYCRSGRETTCLNRQPVRGGYAEYVVLPQDAFVRIPLSLAFEKACMLGAGAGVALNAVRDTARTKIGDRVLVTGATGGVGLPAVQIAHHAGAEVIAVTRSESKRAMLEQAGAHHVIVADGDFSTAVRDVTGGEGADVIIDTVGSHVFDAAYNSLALHGRYAFVGQLNSDKISINPARIFFKRAQLLGVGSVSRAQLADVIELAEQDIVRPQIAEVMPLEDIVKAHHLVEASASVGRIVVTP, from the coding sequence ATGACCGGAACGATGCGCGCCGCGGTCCTCCATGCCGCAGGGCCGCCTGAGGCTTTCTCGCTGGAGGACATTGCCATCCCGGAAGTGAAGCCGGGAGAGGTGAGAGTGCGCGTCAAAGCGTGCGGCGTGTCTTTCCGCGACGTTGTTGAACGCAACGGCACCTATCGACGCGATGTCACCTTTCCACTCGTCATCGGTCTTGAAATCGCGGGCGTCGTTGAAGAGACCGGGCAGGGCGTGAGCCTTGTGAAGGAAGGCGATCATGTCTGCACAAAGGCATTTTCAAGCTGCGGCATGTGCCGCTATTGCCGGTCGGGCCGCGAGACGACCTGCCTGAACCGCCAGCCGGTGCGCGGCGGGTATGCGGAATATGTCGTGCTGCCGCAGGATGCCTTCGTCCGTATTCCGCTGTCTCTGGCATTTGAGAAAGCCTGTATGCTGGGGGCGGGGGCGGGTGTCGCGCTCAATGCGGTGCGCGATACGGCGCGCACGAAAATCGGGGACAGGGTACTTGTGACAGGTGCAACAGGCGGTGTCGGTCTGCCGGCGGTCCAGATTGCCCATCATGCCGGGGCGGAGGTGATTGCCGTGACTCGCAGTGAGTCAAAGCGCGCCATGCTGGAGCAGGCAGGCGCTCATCATGTCATCGTCGCGGATGGAGATTTCTCAACGGCCGTGCGGGATGTCACCGGCGGTGAAGGCGCCGATGTCATCATCGATACGGTCGGCAGCCATGTCTTTGATGCCGCCTATAATTCGCTGGCCCTGCATGGGCGATATGCCTTTGTCGGGCAGCTCAACAGCGACAAGATTTCGATCAATCCCGCACGTATTTTCTTTAAACGTGCGCAATTGCTTGGTGTAGGGAGCGTCAGCCGGGCGCAACTCGCCGATGTGATCGAGCTTGCCGAGCAGGATATTGTCCGGCCCCAAATTGCAGAGGTGATGCCATTGGAAGATATCGTCAAAGCCCATCATCTGGTCGAGGCCTCTGCATCGGTGGGCAGGATCGTGGTGACACCATGA
- a CDS encoding SDR family NAD(P)-dependent oxidoreductase, with the protein MSEIKRVALVTGCGKRDGIGAAVARSLSSAGMNVVVTDIASTGVSDLHQPKRADDPDWRGVDSLVEELAGASGEASAVTGDVSDPAGVSSMVGHALDSFGRLDVLVNNAGAPFSMGHGDIEAIDPDEWDKVMAINLRGPFLMCRAAAPHMREKGFGRIVNVSSVAGRVGSKANAAYAASKAGVLALTQSLALDLGGQGITANSVLPGFILTSRSLSGMSKKLGQDDIDDETIARSTPQIPAGRAGTPEDVAGAVAFLASDAASYINGQSVIVDGGNVRL; encoded by the coding sequence ATGTCTGAGATAAAACGTGTCGCACTGGTGACCGGATGCGGCAAACGGGACGGGATCGGCGCGGCAGTTGCGCGCAGCCTGTCCTCAGCCGGAATGAATGTCGTGGTGACGGATATTGCCTCAACAGGGGTGAGCGACCTGCACCAGCCCAAACGGGCTGATGACCCGGACTGGCGGGGCGTCGACAGTCTGGTTGAGGAACTCGCCGGCGCATCGGGCGAGGCCAGTGCCGTGACCGGCGATGTCAGCGACCCGGCTGGTGTTTCCTCGATGGTCGGTCATGCGCTCGATAGTTTCGGTCGGCTCGACGTTCTGGTGAACAATGCCGGTGCACCCTTCAGCATGGGGCATGGCGATATTGAGGCTATCGACCCCGATGAGTGGGACAAGGTCATGGCGATCAATCTGCGGGGGCCGTTCCTGATGTGCCGCGCCGCTGCGCCGCATATGCGCGAGAAGGGGTTCGGACGGATCGTGAATGTTTCATCTGTCGCAGGACGAGTCGGCTCGAAAGCGAATGCCGCCTATGCCGCCTCAAAAGCAGGCGTGCTGGCTCTGACCCAGTCGCTGGCGCTCGATCTTGGCGGGCAGGGGATCACCGCGAACAGCGTGCTGCCGGGTTTCATTCTGACCAGCCGGTCCTTGAGCGGCATGAGCAAGAAACTGGGCCAGGACGACATTGATGATGAGACCATCGCGCGTTCAACGCCGCAGATCCCTGCCGGGCGGGCGGGAACGCCGGAGGATGTGGCCGGCGCGGTTGCATTTCTGGCCAGCGATGCGGCAAGCTATATTAACGGACAGTCCGTTATAGTGGACGGCGGAAACGTGCGTTTGTGA
- a CDS encoding thiolase C-terminal domain-containing protein — protein sequence MTISGAASIIGIGASDFERRPERSVLTLASTALHAALDDAGLEKEAIDGLIVQVGSPRGPDYDAVAATFGLSPTFCSQTWSHGRFAATVLIQAAMAVATGMASRVACLMAMKNSDIGRIGETNNPFYNEQFREGGGPHGEEGHIGMVSPIAGAALGFDRYLCRYGQAREKLSAVPMTFRAHAAMTDDAVMKKPMTLADYEAARPIIDPLRLLDCSLVGDGAVCAIVGGRDESKASRKPVTLTGLQGIEAGRESFIFAPRGLGVSQQSDNRRSLTETRTRKVYQMAGTNPEGIDVLGVYDSFSPLAVYAFEEFGFCAAGEGLDFIQAGRIGLNSALPTNTSGGQLSQAQLNGWGQIRELVTQLRGEAGPRQVSGAKRAMWASVGGDALILEAD from the coding sequence ATGACAATTTCCGGCGCCGCCAGCATTATCGGCATCGGGGCCAGCGATTTTGAGCGGCGCCCCGAACGCTCCGTGCTGACATTGGCGTCGACGGCGCTTCATGCGGCTTTGGATGATGCCGGGCTGGAAAAAGAAGCGATCGATGGCCTGATCGTCCAAGTGGGTTCCCCTCGAGGCCCGGATTACGATGCGGTCGCGGCGACATTCGGCCTTTCACCTACATTCTGTTCACAGACATGGTCGCATGGCCGTTTTGCCGCGACCGTGCTGATCCAGGCGGCCATGGCCGTGGCCACAGGCATGGCGAGCCGTGTTGCCTGTCTCATGGCCATGAAGAACTCCGATATCGGACGGATCGGAGAAACCAATAACCCATTCTATAATGAGCAGTTCCGCGAAGGCGGCGGGCCGCATGGCGAGGAGGGGCATATCGGCATGGTCTCGCCAATCGCTGGCGCCGCGCTTGGCTTTGACCGCTATCTTTGCCGATATGGTCAGGCGCGCGAGAAACTATCCGCCGTGCCGATGACCTTCAGGGCGCATGCGGCGATGACGGATGATGCCGTGATGAAAAAGCCGATGACGCTGGCTGATTACGAAGCGGCCCGCCCGATCATTGATCCACTTCGGCTGCTCGATTGCTCACTTGTCGGGGATGGGGCGGTGTGCGCCATTGTTGGAGGACGGGATGAAAGCAAGGCATCCCGCAAACCGGTCACGCTGACTGGTCTTCAGGGCATTGAGGCAGGACGGGAGAGCTTCATCTTTGCGCCTCGCGGCCTCGGGGTCTCGCAGCAATCGGACAATCGCCGCAGCCTGACGGAGACCCGCACACGGAAGGTCTACCAGATGGCCGGGACCAATCCGGAGGGGATCGATGTGCTCGGTGTCTATGATTCATTCTCTCCGCTTGCGGTTTATGCGTTTGAGGAATTCGGGTTCTGTGCGGCAGGGGAGGGGCTGGATTTTATTCAGGCGGGCCGCATTGGGCTGAACAGCGCATTGCCGACCAATACCAGTGGCGGGCAATTGTCTCAGGCCCAGCTCAATGGCTGGGGGCAGATCCGCGAACTGGTCACCCAGCTTCGGGGAGAGGCGGGGCCGCGGCAGGTCTCGGGCGCCAAACGTGCCATGTGGGCCAGCGTCGGCGGGGACGCGCTTATTCTGGAGGCGGATTAG
- a CDS encoding LLM class flavin-dependent oxidoreductase, which translates to MLKLSVFMSPTGAHVGGWRLPEAITDAGFNFDRWPDLMKLLERGKFDMMFLADGNGVNGISDPDLLARNPTLRPVVFEPITFLAALATHTSRIGLVATGTTTFEEPFSIARRFAAVDQISKGRAGWNVVTTSNPDDALNFSRTEHVEHSDRFARAEEFLDVTDGLWSSWDEDAFVQDKENGIFLDSSKVHMLNHEGEHFQVRGPLNAAHTPQGRPVIVVAGGSPEARNLAARTADVLFTLTETKEAALDLYKDVKERVAGYGRAPEALKVMPGASIFVGETADEAEEVYRKLQELIPDTVGVATLSRIMAQDLSMHDPCDPMPEITTETKGMTFFRDKVSAMAKKEGLSIRETYRRVLPARGHVLMKGSAADVADQIEDWYRSGACDGFNLVASHLPGGLEKIVQHLVPELQRRGLFREEYEGTTLREHLETPYAAFPARRSDVDQ; encoded by the coding sequence ATGCTCAAACTTTCCGTCTTTATGTCGCCGACCGGTGCGCATGTCGGAGGCTGGCGCCTGCCTGAAGCGATTACGGATGCAGGGTTCAATTTCGACCGCTGGCCGGATCTCATGAAGCTCCTTGAGCGCGGCAAATTCGACATGATGTTTCTGGCGGACGGAAATGGCGTAAACGGAATTAGTGATCCTGATCTGCTTGCGCGCAATCCGACATTGCGGCCTGTGGTTTTCGAGCCGATTACCTTTCTGGCGGCACTTGCGACGCATACGTCGCGTATCGGACTGGTCGCGACCGGGACGACGACGTTTGAGGAGCCCTTCAGCATTGCCCGCCGCTTCGCCGCAGTGGATCAGATCAGCAAGGGCCGGGCGGGCTGGAATGTTGTGACGACATCCAATCCTGATGATGCGCTCAATTTCAGCCGGACCGAACATGTCGAACATTCCGACCGCTTTGCCCGGGCCGAGGAGTTCCTCGATGTCACGGACGGGCTGTGGAGTTCTTGGGATGAAGATGCCTTCGTTCAGGACAAGGAGAATGGCATCTTCCTCGATTCGAGCAAGGTCCATATGCTCAATCACGAAGGTGAGCATTTTCAGGTGCGCGGCCCGCTGAACGCAGCCCACACGCCGCAGGGGCGCCCGGTGATCGTCGTGGCCGGCGGCTCGCCCGAGGCCAGAAACCTTGCTGCCAGAACCGCGGATGTTCTCTTTACCCTGACGGAGACAAAAGAAGCCGCGCTTGATCTCTATAAGGATGTCAAGGAACGGGTCGCAGGCTATGGCCGCGCCCCGGAGGCGCTGAAAGTCATGCCTGGGGCCAGCATTTTTGTCGGTGAGACCGCGGATGAAGCCGAGGAAGTTTACCGGAAGCTGCAGGAACTGATACCGGACACAGTCGGTGTTGCCACCCTGTCCCGGATCATGGCGCAGGATCTTTCCATGCATGATCCCTGTGATCCCATGCCGGAAATCACGACCGAGACGAAAGGCATGACCTTCTTCCGGGATAAAGTCAGTGCAATGGCGAAAAAGGAAGGCCTCTCGATCCGGGAGACCTATCGCCGGGTCCTGCCGGCCCGCGGGCATGTCCTGATGAAAGGCAGTGCGGCCGATGTCGCCGATCAGATCGAGGACTGGTACCGCTCTGGCGCCTGTGACGGGTTTAATCTCGTTGCGTCCCATCTGCCCGGCGGCCTTGAAAAGATCGTCCAGCATCTGGTCCCTGAATTGCAGCGCCGCGGCCTCTTCCGTGAGGAATATGAGGGCACGACGCTGCGTGAGCATCTTGAAACGCCGTATGCTGCTTTTCCGGCACGGCGAAGTGATGTGGATCAGTAA
- a CDS encoding GntR family transcriptional regulator, with protein sequence MRVIEGGRSDKMTTADPEAANSTVALGERGETLVGRIAADISEKIIQGILPAGADLNSVELAKQFGTSRTPVREALMLLEKEGLVEIKPRRRPRVARVSWNDLEEIYIIRAHMNALKLALVVDNASEGALLESRRLFDRMKAAAERGDTDRFVAERKDLHDFWASICGNKTLETALANWQLRLSLRRIAKMTAVHIERSISDHECLLHALEARDRDLAASLIRSMTMTGLDAVKDSGWGMPPGNNS encoded by the coding sequence ATGCGAGTCATTGAAGGCGGTCGATCCGACAAGATGACCACGGCCGATCCTGAAGCGGCCAATTCCACTGTTGCGCTGGGTGAGCGTGGGGAAACACTTGTGGGCCGTATTGCGGCTGATATCAGTGAAAAGATTATCCAGGGCATCCTGCCCGCTGGCGCTGATCTCAACTCGGTGGAACTCGCCAAGCAGTTCGGTACCAGCCGCACGCCCGTGCGCGAAGCCCTGATGCTTCTTGAAAAAGAAGGCCTGGTCGAAATTAAGCCCCGCCGCCGCCCAAGGGTCGCGCGGGTGTCATGGAACGACCTTGAAGAGATCTATATCATCCGCGCGCATATGAATGCGTTGAAGCTGGCGCTCGTCGTCGACAATGCCAGCGAAGGGGCATTGCTTGAATCGCGTCGGCTGTTCGATCGAATGAAGGCAGCAGCGGAACGGGGCGACACGGACCGGTTCGTGGCCGAACGAAAAGACCTGCATGATTTTTGGGCGTCGATTTGCGGCAACAAGACGCTGGAGACGGCGCTGGCGAACTGGCAATTGCGGCTCAGCCTGCGGCGAATCGCCAAGATGACGGCCGTGCACATTGAGCGCTCGATCAGTGATCATGAATGCCTGTTGCACGCGCTGGAAGCCCGGGATCGTGATCTGGCCGCATCGCTTATCCGCTCGATGACGATGACGGGTCTCGATGCCGTCAAGGACTCCGGCTGGGGTATGCCTCCGGGTAATAATTCCTGA